One part of the Bradyrhizobium sp. CB1650 genome encodes these proteins:
- a CDS encoding DUF3551 domain-containing protein: protein MRMLRWLFLGSAAILVITSATAQTYDPRHPVCLQKWEWGGSTYFECAYTSWDQCRAAAIGLAAMCLENPYWPRAQPRLSGGRLRSSAPY, encoded by the coding sequence ATGCGGATGCTACGTTGGCTATTCCTGGGCAGTGCGGCGATCCTGGTGATTACCTCGGCAACAGCTCAAACTTACGATCCCAGGCATCCCGTCTGCCTTCAGAAATGGGAGTGGGGTGGCAGCACCTACTTCGAGTGCGCCTATACATCATGGGATCAGTGCCGAGCGGCGGCGATCGGACTTGCAGCGATGTGCTTGGAGAACCCCTATTGGCCACGAGCGCAGCCGAGGTTATCGGGCGGCCGCTTGCGTTCATCAGCCCCATACTGA